The DNA region aAGGCTACATATAAGCAAATAAAGTCtaaacaagtttttttgttgttgtcaaaataTTGTAGAGTTTGCGATGACAGGTGAAAAAGAGTGGTATTTTTATTGTCCGAGGGACAGGAAGTATCGGAACAGCTCGAGGCCAAACCGAGTGACTGGAGCTGGTTTCTGGAAAGCCACGGGAACGGACCGGCCAATATACTCTTCGGAGGGAAACAAATGCATAGGTCTAAAGAAGTCTTTAGTGTTCTACAAAGGAAGAGCTGCGAAAGGAGTTAAGACTGATTGGATGATGCATGAGTTTCGTTTGCCTTCTCTCTCCGAACCATCTCCTCCTTCTAAGAGATTCTTCGACTCTCCTGTCTCTCCCAACGTAAGCTTACTATTAGCTCAGTAATTTGTCTAGATATAGTTTACCTAAAAGAAAGGATTGAAAGTAATCCGGACGACAACTTTGGTTGATATTAGTTATTAAGATCGCAAGATTTGGTTTGAAGtttttgagaatattttttttgtgtattatCTCGAACTTAGTGcacttattttgtaaactaGTGAGTTGaaactatctatctatataatatatattttaatagttcTTCATATATCTCTATTTATAAGTTTAAGCAAAATAAATTCTTAAGTTTTCGGTAGAAGACtcttttgaccaaaaatatgAGAAATGTTATAATTTAAGCATTTTTtaggactttttttttctcctttgaaTTATAATATAAGAGATGCTAGAATATAGTTTAAATCTtaaattaattgtgtttgattcttttttctaaaaaatataaaatagttatttaaaatcaaatatttctcaaaatataaaataaataaacaagactGGAAATGTTAATTTTTGGGATTATGGGATCTCTAATTTGTTATAGATTACACATACTCATTTGATATTGTAATGTGGATTACTGCAGGATTCATGGGCGATATGCAGAATCTtcaaaaagacaaacacaacgACCCTAAGAGCTCTCTCTCACTCCTTTGTTTCTTCGTTACCACCAGAAACAAGTACCGACACAATGTCCGACCAAAAGCCATCAGGCCCATCAAACACATACCATTTTTCTTCAGACAAGACCCTCAAAACTAGCCCTCACTTCCAGTTTCACCATGAGAATATGAACACTCCCAAAACAAGTAATAGTACAACTCCTTCCGTTGCTACTATAAGTCCCTTCTCTTACTTGGATTGCACTTCGTATGACAAACCCACCAATGTATTTACTCCGGTGTCATGTTTAGAACAACAATACCTCacaaatctctttctttctacacaagaaacacaaccTCAGTTTCCCAGGCCCACCTTGTCCAACGAAATCCCATCGTTTCTACTAAACACGTCCTCAGATTCGACCTACTTGGGAATGGGAGAATACACAAACCATATCGACCTCAGCGCGGTGTTGGCCCAAGAGGAGTGTCCTGCCCTTGTAAGCCTACCACAGGAGTACCAAGAGAAAGGATTCGAAGGAAATGTCGTAATGAAGAACATGCGTGGTTCCAGTGAAGATCATCACGGTCATTGCGACACACTTCGATATGAAGATTTCGCTTCAACAATTGATGAgaaccaccatcatcatcaccaagacTTGAAACAGAACATGACGTTGTTGGAGAGTTATTATTCCTCTTTATCGTCCATTAATGGTGATTTGCCAGTTTGTTTCTCCACAACTTGATACGTGTGGTTAGATTTGCAGTCTCTGCCTTTTTCAAGCTAGGGTGTTCCATCTTTGTAGGCTCTTCTATTTCATCAATGCAAGGAAATTAGATCGTTATAAATTTTGCTTCCTCTCTTTTTAATTTACACAAGCCAATTTTTTACTACATTACAAGTGTTAGGCTTTTCCTGAGTGAAGAAGTCAAATGAGctaagaaatcaaactcaacaaaagaaaaactgaatcatgttttgagtcttttgacaTGCCTcatgttttgagtcttttaacGTATAACGTCTTTAGAGCTTACCTTATACAAGACTGTTATTAAAGCATTCAAAAGATTGGAACACAAATTATGTTATATGCAAACTCTATTTTGTGtccaaatgattaaaattatatattaaccaAGATCTGCTCTTAACAGTCGAACATTAAAGGTGGATTCAACAACAATTAAAGGGGAAACCAAAACTGAAGGGAAGAGAATTGTCGACAGAGTTGAGAACCGAAAACACAATACAAAGCTTAAAAATTGGATGAGTAACATAGATGTTCTCCCATGACTGCACCAAGTCCTATCACTTGAACATAGCCATAATCCCAAAACAGACAAGAAAAGAACATCAAAAGCTTAAGCCTTGGGGGCTACTTTCTCCTTAGCCTTTTGGAGTTTCAACACTTTCTTGACAATCTTTTGCTCTTCCACAAGGAATGCCCGAATAATCCTGTTGTCAAAAGAAACCACAATTGAGTTAAAACAATTCCAAAGTTATGTATTAGAAAGATAACTCAAGTTAAGTTGGGAAAACAAACCTTTCCCTGACAGCAGAACCAGACAAGACTCCACCATATGCACGGTTAACAGTCCTCCTGTTTCTTGATAATCTAGACCTCTTGTATTCAGAAGGCCTCAAGTGAGGAATCTGAACAAACAGATAATAAGGTCATTCACAACATATCGTACAACATCGTTGTAAATTCAcatcaaaatcacacaaaaacaaatctttattTATGCCACAGGAGGATAGCAATCCCTTATGTAAATACAAGGAACAACTTGAAAGACAAAGTGGCACCACTAAATTTAGCTTATGATTTATGTTATGTACTGATGTCGGGTTTATCTAATCAGCACAAGACCGTCAATAAGCACAAAGAATACATGCCCATTACAAATACAACTAATCTAGAGACTGATCAATACTCAAAACGTTCAATAATATTCAATCTGATTGATTATGTTATAAATTCCTCAAAAATCAGACTATTAAACCACAACAACCTAGATTCTAAATATGAGAGCCAAAGTAGATTCCATGTGTATAGCAAAGAAGACTTACTCCTTGGATACGCTTGCCAGTAACAGGGCATTTGGGGCCACTAGCTCTCTTCTTGGTGGTTTGATACACCAATTTACCTCCTGCAAACAACAATTACAGTAGTAGAGACAACATTATACTCTTATAAACAGATCAGTGATTTACACACTTATTGGAAAAAatctaagagagagagagagagagggaccTGGAGTCTTGACGATACGGTGCTGGTTGGATTTGGTGGCGTAGCTGTGGCGCGACCGGTAAACAAGACGCTGCACCATTTTCGCCTCTTTTTCTCTCCAGGGGGGGTTTCGTTTCGTTTTCGGGACGACGAATATAAGGGAGAGACACTCTCcaaaccctaaactctatatGGGCCTCTATTTtctcattttggttttttactaATGATCCAGTTAAAGGCCCAATTAACACCTAATctatttaggatttttttttttacttttattaatgAAAACCAATTTCTGTCGTTTAGCTGCCAAATAAATAAgtattgtttgtatatatagtgaATAGAAAAactactgaaaaaaaaaattctttatttttgaattttaaagatTTCATAGATGCATttcaaaagttaaaattttccagttcaaaaaaatattaattagtgcTATAATCCTTTTGAGTCAAAACAAAttccattttgttttattaaataatgtaacaaacataaaatttaaatttatggaatttaaaaatgtaatcGATTAATTTAAAATGTAAGAATAAAGGGATATCTATGTGAATAgtaaatactataatttatattactgaaaccttaattattttcctaattgaatattcatattattaataAGATATTCAGACaagtttatatgattattaataataaaaaatactgaattcatcatttttagactttcattatcaataaaataaccaaaatctAGCCGAAGTGTTTTTTCCCaatcaaattttcatatatcttgtttctcaatcgaatattcatatataaactATTATTTGAATATGTGTTAATTTTAGACTTCACTATTTGGTTGTTTAGATTTTATCAGccaaatttttatgattaatattGACGATATATATGTGTTTCAGTTTTAGACTTGCATTATTGgaatatcaaataatatattcatattattaataaaaatctaaatggtttaatgttttgaattcatattttttcGGCTAAACCTAAAACGTTAAAACTGATacataccaaaaatatattaaatccaAACAATTCGCTCGGCGTCAATCCATTCATGATATGCTCATGATTGTACATAATGTACAACTCAAATCAGATCATGATTGTGTTGGATGAATCAAAATGAATCCACACTTAGTAGATATTATATAGTAGGATGATGGATGGACGATAAGAGAActattttgatttaatatatttatggtATGTATCAGTTTTAGGTTTAGccgaaaatatattaattcaaaacaatttgagagatcttatctttttaaaagcaatactaattaaaaatactgttgttcttttaaaaatactaattaatatatacaagAAACTGTAATCGTATAGCAATTAACTCttaatttgatatttcaaaGCAGTTAACTCAAAACAAACTTGTTAAGAAATGTTAATGTTAGAGTTGCATCTTACATTTCCCATCTGAAGTTGATCTTTGGAAACATCAGTAAGACTCTGAAGTGTATTCTTAGCCTGTTAAAAAgaatacaagaaaaaacaacatGAATATATGTAGAAGTGAGTGAGTTGACaactaaattatatatgtacatttgatacaatttttaacataaacagaaatatatatatacagtggCGGATCTAGAACATATTTCTATATGGGGCACAAACTATAAATGACagttaattcataattttttttttaaatgatgacACAAGAGAGGAATTGAACTCACGACCTTAAGATTAACATGAGGCAACTTAACCAAATCAGCTAGAAACACTATATTAGCcattaacatttattaaacTTCTAAAATCTGTATAGGGCACGTACCCTACTAACCTTGTGAGTAGATCCGtccctgtatatatatatatatttttatgttaaagCAAGCATCCCTATGAATGATATAGATAATGTAGACTATCTAGTTAATAGTTCCATCgttcaaatgatttcatattTATGAATGCAAAATTCGAGTAGCTATAATCTGAAATAGGTCTAAAAGCGAGGTCGATGTTGTTGTGCCCCTAGTATCAGTATTATCTATGGCAATgaagttaaaatttaaaactaaattttatgaaCAAAGTAGGTACACATGTCTTTTCCAAGGGTCTCTACTTTAAAGGTGATagaatatgaatattatttatcCAATATTATTTCTacattatttatcattttttcatgtaaaagttttttttgtatcttataaaattaaagataaaggccaacatcctaaaaaaaatcaatcaaacagtTCTGCAATTGTGGCTTAAGTGATGAAAATCGAGTCCCAAGAGTCACAACAAATAGTATTAAACTTGGGTCGAGGTCCATAGCAAATTAAATTAGTGAAGATGTGGTCCTAGATCAGTAGTTAGCATTTACACATTTGTTCTAATTCCAATTCCTCCCTTATAACTAATTGGTCCAAAAAGGCTTAAATGCATTCTCTCAGTCAAGGCAGTGATTGCATTTGGAGGAAGATGTAAATTACTGCATCCTAATTGAGTTAAATGTACGTACAATACAAACATCAGTCTTTACCAAAAAAGGTCAAGGCAAATAAGATTCTTTCAAACATCTAGTCAGATCAAACCAAGGAGTATAATAAAGCCAATAATATTAGTGTACGTCTTGCGGATCTTGTACTACGTCCAGACAAAATATGCAGTCAGGGTCGGCCCTGACCTAAAGCCAATGAAGCAAGGGCTTTAGGCGccaaaatatatacaacattTTGGGGCATCAATAACAAATAAACGTCGTAGTGAAGTGGCTGTCCTTTGTTTCTTTAGATGATAAGGATGCAGGTTCGAAGCTTGGTAGCAACAATATATGCACGTTTTTATAACTCAAAGGGGcaacaaaatttttttggctttaggCAGCCCACAGTGTTGGGCCGGTGCTGTATGCAGTCGCCACTTCAATCTTGTCTAAGCGATGGCGTTATGTCTGGACGATGCTGCCTATACTCGAGTTCAAAGACGATGGCAGCGAGAGCGTTGGATGGTTTACTAAAAATTCATTGCAACTCCATAAGGCACCAAAACTACTTTGATATTTGTCGAAGTCGGTCCACATTTTCCTGTTGATGTAAATGTTGGAAAGTGGGTTGAGAATGTGTGGAAGTATGCTGGAAACTGGAATGGACCTTTATCTTTGCTGTTGTGTGACTTTGTGACGGAAAAGCGAGCATATATCATACGTGTATCTCACCAAAGCCATGATTCTATGCATGTACGTGGAAGACATGAGAGCAAGGCAGACATGTTGCTTCCTCCCCAAGGAACATTCCCTATGGCACATGGCTCTCGCTCATCACTCTATCGTGCCCATTTACCTTTTTTCTTGACTCCAGTTTATCAACCTCTGTTGCAGTTGTTGTTACCAAGACGCTACATAAAGAGAGGACATACTCAATCACCTCTATGCATCTCTTTTCCTGATTAAAAGACATTAATTGTTACTCCCCCAGCACATTTACAATGCATCTCCTTCACAACTCCAGCGACACTATGTCTTCGTTGTTGTAAACGCGTCAGTGGATCATCTTCCTTATCTCTTGATCAAGCTCATGATGATATTCCTTGTCTTTGATTTTTTGATCGGCCCTTCTCTAGAAATTAATGCATGGATACGTAccatcctttttgttttgttcacaCAAACTTTGACTTGAATCTATCTTCGTACGTACGTCCTCACCAAATCTTCATGCTTTATATTGCGTAAGCTagctatcaattttttttttttttgaattgaaggTAGCTGCAAACAACCTCCAGTACCTTCCCCTTATAAAGTTGGAtcattcttaattttttcatcCACCCTACGTACCATAACATGGTAAGGATCAGCACTAGTTTTTAATGTGGTGGTACTGGAAGCCAAATAGCCAACATGCGTCGCATCAAGAACCGTTTCCCGGAAATGGTTTACCTTAGTCTTTTATGAAAACAAGGGTCtacaaactatttaaatattttaaatttaaaaaacaattgtCTTTATGATTTCTATGTGAATAGTGTATTATATTGAATACTAAAAATTAtagtcaacaaagaaaaaagtataatttttttaaagagaaatatggaaataaaagataaatattggaagattattttttttcccaatcAAGTATTCATATCTTTTATAGCTATTCAGATACGAATATATTACGGCGTCCATCGCTATTAagaaaaatagataattatTAGATTCTCAGAACAAATCAATACAATTCGCTAGGCGGCGTCCATCGCTAATCTGTAACTCTAATATCTTGAAACTGGCAGTGAATTTGACACCGGTAAGGTTCCTCCAAAGCGCTTTAACatgtttaaatatttgatataaagTTTGTCTTACGTTATTACTTTTAAAAGCGTTGGAGCTGGAAATAAAATTGCTTGCACGAAATACTAACCTAACACAATTAAGCATTCACATACCAACCACACGTCACGTCCCTATACCCAAAAGAAAATACACACGTCACgttaattatatgacttatataaacaaaaccTAAACCATTAATTCTTCTCTCATCCATCCTTATTGGTTTTCCACAGCTTTGATTCCCACAAACGATTTGATTTTTCTACTTTTAAATATCTTTGAGGATATGAAATTCTTCATGTGTATTCTAGCGTTACAACAACTCTACGTGCAAAGTGTCGCCCAGGATTTCGATTTCTTCTACTTCGTTTTACAGGTAAAGTTCATACTTCGTACATGTACGTTGTACGTATCTACAAGAATCGTCATTGTACTTATAAATTTGATGTTTATATGTGTATGTGCATTGCAATGCAGTGGCCTGGAGCGTATTGTGATTCAAGACATAGTTGTTGCTATCCGAAAACCGGTAAACCAGCTGCGGATTTTGGAATTCACGGTCTATGGCCTAACTACAAAACCGGTGGATGGCCTCAAAACTGTAACCCTGACAGTCAATTTGATGATTTACGGGTTTGtatctatcttattataaaCACAATACGTTTTATTTCATACAAACTAAATAACTTcaggaaaaaatattttgagaccATGAATTGTAAGTCTCTTATTTGGATatcacatttattttttttgtaaatcattAATAAGAATTGAAAACAAATGAAGGTGTCTGATCTGATGATCGATTTACAAAGAGAATGGCCAACGTTGTCGTGTCCGAGCAATGATGGTATGAAGTTTTGGACACACGAGTGGGAGAAACATGGCACATGCGCTGAGTCCGAGCTTGACCAACATGATTACTTCGAAGCCGGTCTCAAACTCAAACAGAAAGCTAATCTTTTTCATGCCCTTACCAATGCTGGTACAACATTCACTTATTTTTGCCCCTCCAAATTATCTCCATTAATTGTTAGTATTTGCAAAGGgatgtttcttttcttattatatgtatatttctttTGCCATGATGTAGGGATCAAACCGGATGATAAATTTTACGAAatgaaaaatattcaaaatgcGATCAAAGAAGCAACTGGATTTTCTCCGGGAATAGAATGTAATAAAGATTCGTCACATAATAGCCAACTCTATCAGGTTTATCTATGCGTTGATACTTCGGCCTCCAAATTCATCAACTGTCCTGTTATGCCACATGGTCGATGCGACTCTCGAGTTCAGTTTCCCAAGTTCTAATTTTTACGGCTGAATATAattctttctatttatatacGGAAAACATTATATctgttggtttttattttgtgtttcttgcaacatttaattgtaataaataatatataattggaTGATACACTTGATTTGCATCGTTGACTTACAAATTTTGCTTTCTCATTATTCGATttttcacaaacacaaacaaataaaatgaaatggtTAACTCACAACctaataattaactaaatcatAAAAGGGTAGCTTGATTAGTTAAATAAGCTATTGTTTTCAAGGAAGAGACTTCCACGATATAAAGTTTGTCAAGCAACATCAGCCACTCGAGAGAATAGGGCATCTTGATAAAATCGTAACAAGAAAGTTTTGGTGTTTCTATATCACGTCGAGAAGACTTAAAATATACGAGATATGGTAAGCAAGAAGGGAACAAATATCCACAATGTTCTGGTTGGATAGAGACTTGTAATCCCACATCTATGCTTAATTACCCCAAAAAAGGACCAACAACTTAAGCAACCCATAGATGTGGGACTGACTAATTATTCTTAATTCCCAGCACCCACTAAACATTATTTCCTTTACTTCTTTCTGGTCGTTGGGTGAGACTTATAgaataaaaactcaaataaagaataactctctttattattaccaaagaaaatatctcaaaactttggtctctctcaaactctcaatctctcaatctcataAAACCAGATAAGTTGTGTCACACctcaacacctccttatataagACTTTGCTAATCCTAATCTTACTAGGAATCACACACATATTGGATATCTCCTAATACACTTGATCTTTATCTCCTAAATAAACCCAATTATAGTAAGACTAGGATTAACCTCCAGCTCAAGCTTTCTTCAAGCTTATCCCAACAATCTCCTCCTTAAGCTTGAATGCATTTTCTGTCAAATCCTGAACTCTCAAAAGTCTTCTCATTTCTCTGAACTTGTTCTTGTCCAAAGCTTTGGTGAGGATGTCTGCTCTTTGCTCAGTTCTTGGAACATGTTCTACCTCAATTTGGCCACTCTCAACCCTTTCTCTAATGAAGTGATAGTGCCTATGTATATGTTTGCTCCTCCCGTGGAAAGCAGGAGTCTTGGTGAGAGCAATCGCCGATTGATTATCAATCCGAATAGTAACTTTCTCTTCTGCAACTCCGGTGATCTCTACCATCAAGTCTTGTAACCAAACAGCTTGTTTTGCTGCTTCAGTACCAGCCATGAACTCGGCTTCACAGGAGGATAAAGTCACTACATCTTGTTTCTGTGAACACCATGTGATAGGACCATCTCCAAGATAAAAAATATGTCCCGAGGTGCTcctaccatcatcttcatcaacgttATGGCTACTGTCGCTGTACCCAATTAGACGAGGCATCTTCATTCTCCCATAGGATAATCCAAGGGTAATAGTTCCTTTTAGATATCTAAGACACTGTTTCATTGCTGCTCCATGCGACTCCCTAGGACTCTGCATATAACGACTAAGAATTCCAACACAATAGGACAAATCTGGTCTGGTATGCAACAAATACCGTAAACAACCAACTTTATTCCTATAAGCAGTTGCATCtatctccttctccttttctGCTTTCGACAACTTTAGCTCTGGTTCCATCGGAATAAGCACCGAGTTGCACTTTGACATTCCTGTATCCTCTAATATCCTCTGAGCATAACGAGCTTGGCTCAATGTGATACCACCTTGATGTTGATTCACCTCCATACCAAGGTAGTAAGTCAGTCTTCCAAGatcactcatttcaaatttagaaGACATCTCCTCCTTAACTTTGTTTATACCTACCAAGCTTGTTCCTGTAATAaacagatcatcaacataaactccAATAATTAGAAGATCAGTACCGATGCTTATCCGATAGATAGAGGGTTCCTTCGAGCACTTTATGAACCGCAAATCCTGTAGAATGTGATTCAACTTGTTATTCCAAGCTCTAGGCGCCTGTCTCAAACCATACAAAGCTTTGTTTAGTTTATACACCTTCCCTTCATTGCCTTTTTGTTCAAATCCCTCAGGTTGAGAAACATACACAATCTCCTTAAGTTCTCCATGGAGAAAGGCTGTTTTTACATCTAGATGATGAATCTCCCATCCATGAGAAGCTGCAAGATCAATCAGTAATCTTATTGTTTCAATCCTAGCAACAGGTGCAAAAACCTCCTCAAAATCAACACCATACTTCTGCACATATCCTTTTGCTACAAGTCGAGCTTTGTACTTGTTGATACTCCCATCTGAATTTCTCTTCAGCTTAAATACCCACTTTAAGCCAATTGACTTTGCTCCAACGGGCAAATCAGTAAGATCCCATGTTCTAAGCTTCTTAATTGATTCTATCTCATCTTCGCAGGCTCGTATCCACTCCTTATACTCCTTGGCTTCATAAAATTTCTCGGTTCATTATTAATACACATCAACAAGaactcagcttcttcttctgcaagtaAGACATAGTCCtccaaatattttggtttaacacTTGGTCGTGTTGACCTTCGCAGTTCAGGTTCTAACAAGGTTGCACAAGGTTCTACAAATATTGTTGCAGTATCGTGTTCATCATTCTCTGTTTTACCTTCTCTGTTCTCAAATCTTTCATCAATCTCGACTTCGCATCGAGATTCTTCATCAAGATCTTGAGATTTACATCTTTCTTCATACTCTATAAGGTTGTGATTGCCAAAATCACCAAAACTGATCCTAAAActctcatcatcctcctctgtTGTTGACTTGTTACTCCAGTTCCATCCTTTTGATTCGTCAAACACTACATCTCGACttactataattttgtttgactgAGGATCCAACAGCCGATATGCCTTAGAACTAGGTTTGGTTCCTAAGTGAACAAGCATCCTTGTACGATCATCAAGTTTTCTAAGATTTGGTTTCTCCACCTTGGCATAGCCAATACAACCAAAGATCCTAATGTCCTCCACAGTAGGTCTCTTATCCCGGAATAGTTCATATGGTGTCAAATCCTTCAAAGCTCGTGTTACTACTCTATTTAGCAAATAGGTAGAGTGTCTTAGTGCTTCCCCCCAGAGATGGTTAGACAT from Camelina sativa cultivar DH55 chromosome 3, Cs, whole genome shotgun sequence includes:
- the LOC104776594 gene encoding 60S ribosomal protein L34-1, whose translation is MVQRLVYRSRHSYATKSNQHRIVKTPGGKLVYQTTKKRASGPKCPVTGKRIQGIPHLRPSEYKRSRLSRNRRTVNRAYGGVLSGSAVRERIIRAFLVEEQKIVKKVLKLQKAKEKVAPKA
- the LOC104776595 gene encoding ribonuclease 3, producing MKFFMCILALQQLYVQSVAQDFDFFYFVLQWPGAYCDSRHSCCYPKTGKPAADFGIHGLWPNYKTGGWPQNCNPDSQFDDLRVSDLMIDLQREWPTLSCPSNDGMKFWTHEWEKHGTCAESELDQHDYFEAGLKLKQKANLFHALTNAGIKPDDKFYEMKNIQNAIKEATGFSPGIECNKDSSHNSQLYQVYLCVDTSASKFINCPVMPHGRCDSRVQFPKF
- the LOC104776593 gene encoding protein FEZ-like, with product MGERNDDGDQKMEEVLLPGFRFHPTDEELVSFYLKRKVQHNPLSIELIRQLDIYKYDPWDLPKFAMTGEKEWYFYCPRDRKYRNSSRPNRVTGAGFWKATGTDRPIYSSEGNKCIGLKKSLVFYKGRAAKGVKTDWMMHEFRLPSLSEPSPPSKRFFDSPVSPNDSWAICRIFKKTNTTTLRALSHSFVSSLPPETSTDTMSDQKPSGPSNTYHFSSDKTLKTSPHFQFHHENMNTPKTSNSTTPSVATISPFSYLDCTSYDKPTNVFTPVSCLEQQYLTNLFLSTQETQPQFPRPTLSNEIPSFLLNTSSDSTYLGMGEYTNHIDLSAVLAQEECPALVSLPQEYQEKGFEGNVVMKNMRGSSEDHHGHCDTLRYEDFASTIDENHHHHHQDLKQNMTLLESYYSSLSSINGDLPVCFSTT